In Neofelis nebulosa isolate mNeoNeb1 chromosome 7, mNeoNeb1.pri, whole genome shotgun sequence, the following proteins share a genomic window:
- the CRIP2 gene encoding cysteine-rich protein 2 isoform X2, translated as MASKCPKCDKTVYFAEKVSSLGKDWHKFCLKCERCSKTLTPGGHAEHDGRPFCHKPCYATLFGPKGVNIGGAGSYIYEKPSAEGPQVTGPIEVPVVRAEERKASGPPRGPSKASSVTTFTGEPNVCPRCNKRVYFAEKVTSLGKDWHRPCLRCERCGKTLTPGGHAEHDGQPYCHKPCYGILFGPKGVNTGAVGSYIYDRDPEGKAQP; from the exons ATGGCCTCCAAGTGTCCCAAGTGCGACAAGACGGTGTACTTCG CTGAGAAGGTGAGCTCTCTGGGCAAGGACTGGCACAAGTTCTGTCTCAAGTGTGAGCGCTGCAGCAAGACACTGACCCCCGGGGGCCACGCTGAG CATGACGGGAGGCCGTTCTGCCACAAGCCCTGCTATGCCACGCTGTTCGGACCCAAAG GGGTGAATATCGGAGGGGCCGGCTCCTACATCTACGAGAAACCCTCGGCCGAGGGCCCCCAGGTCACCGGCCCCATCGAGGTGCCCGTGGTCCGGGCTGAGGAGCGCAAGGCCAGCGGCCCCCCCAGGGGGCCCAGCAAAG CCTCCAGTGTCACCACGTTCACGGGGGAGCCCAACGTGTGTCCTCGCTGCAACAAGAGGGTCTACTTTG CCGAGAAGGTGACCTCTCTGGGCAAGGACTGGCACCGCCCGTGCCTGCGCTGTGAGCGCTGTGGGAAGACGCTAACTCCAGGCGGGCACGCGGAG CATGATGGCCAGCCCTACTGCCACAAGCCCTGCTACGGAATACTCTTTGGACCGAAAG GAGTGAATACCGGAGCCGTGGGCAGCTACATCTATGACAGAGACCCAGAGGGCAAAGCTCAGCCCTAG
- the CRIP2 gene encoding cysteine-rich protein 2 isoform X1: MGSVWTRSTRGRPWPPNSCVSQRAPSLGASSLRTLLRVRWDDKRVPTSMRGHWSPGGQVPLPPQAEKVSSLGKDWHKFCLKCERCSKTLTPGGHAEHDGRPFCHKPCYATLFGPKGVNIGGAGSYIYEKPSAEGPQVTGPIEVPVVRAEERKASGPPRGPSKASSVTTFTGEPNVCPRCNKRVYFAEKVTSLGKDWHRPCLRCERCGKTLTPGGHAEHDGQPYCHKPCYGILFGPKGVNTGAVGSYIYDRDPEGKAQP, from the exons ATGGGCTCTGTCTGGACTCGGTCCACGCGGGGGCGACCTTGGCCTCCCAACTCCTGCGTGTCCCAACGTGCTCCCTCCCTTGGCGCGAGTTCCCTCAGGACTTTGCTGCGGGTGAGGTGGGATGACAAACGGGTCCCCACAAGCATGAGAGGACACTGGAGCCCAGGTGGCCAAGTGCCCCTGCCTCCTCAAG CTGAGAAGGTGAGCTCTCTGGGCAAGGACTGGCACAAGTTCTGTCTCAAGTGTGAGCGCTGCAGCAAGACACTGACCCCCGGGGGCCACGCTGAG CATGACGGGAGGCCGTTCTGCCACAAGCCCTGCTATGCCACGCTGTTCGGACCCAAAG GGGTGAATATCGGAGGGGCCGGCTCCTACATCTACGAGAAACCCTCGGCCGAGGGCCCCCAGGTCACCGGCCCCATCGAGGTGCCCGTGGTCCGGGCTGAGGAGCGCAAGGCCAGCGGCCCCCCCAGGGGGCCCAGCAAAG CCTCCAGTGTCACCACGTTCACGGGGGAGCCCAACGTGTGTCCTCGCTGCAACAAGAGGGTCTACTTTG CCGAGAAGGTGACCTCTCTGGGCAAGGACTGGCACCGCCCGTGCCTGCGCTGTGAGCGCTGTGGGAAGACGCTAACTCCAGGCGGGCACGCGGAG CATGATGGCCAGCCCTACTGCCACAAGCCCTGCTACGGAATACTCTTTGGACCGAAAG GAGTGAATACCGGAGCCGTGGGCAGCTACATCTATGACAGAGACCCAGAGGGCAAAGCTCAGCCCTAG
- the CRIP1 gene encoding cysteine-rich protein 1, translating into MPKCPKCDKEVYFAERVTSLGKDWHRPCLKCEKCGKTLTSGGHAEHEGKPYCNHPCYAAMFGPKGFGRGGAESHTFK; encoded by the exons ATGCCCAAGTGCCCCAAGTGCGACAAGGAAGTGTACTTTG CTGAACGGGTGACCTCTCTGGGGAAGGACTGGCACCGGCCTTGCCTGAAGTGTGAGAAATGCGGAAAGACGCTGACATCGGGGGGCCACGCTGAG CATGAAGGCAAGCCCTACTGCAACCACCCCTGCTACGCCGCCATGTTCGGGCCCAAAG GCTTTGGGCGGGGTGGCGCTGAGAGTCACACTTTCAAATAA
- the TEDC1 gene encoding tubulin epsilon and delta complex protein 1 isoform X4, whose product MPAHWTEETALKGRGHRSLGRRWRRVSTRWVIGRGPSRDGTGAVIGRWDPAAAARNPRKVSASCMGRRRRRVDRGAAVGALPEAIAALSRTLPAGPSPEIFRRAKFDRPEAAPALWQLLFRVLSPLSANGASASPAQGEPPSTEAQVRVVKSELHSQGYPRRALAQLPEDGSQGSRELLLALAWLLARGPLLERLLAQTRVRLGDEIPLCECEALARPGPPVPRVEADGPVDIRHLQWLMGKLRFRWRKLITSQQEQCALLGKIHSYTRGCHSDRSLGHLSVAETELLRDAEGGQQVRAAASEAGERECAPGGSPALEAPGAGLLAVDGHSPGHLPSRGLAAHVCAVDPRAGGWRVGAGGPRAAGPTGGVAWSRGAPAGSLGGQGWRLGARVECGAAGLTGGRGTRAGSSSAGLGARWGRSPAPRALPAGEE is encoded by the exons ATGCCTGCGCACTGGACAGAAGAGACTGCACTCAAAGGCCGGGGGCACCGCTCATTGGGCCGACGCTGGAGGCGTGTCTCGACCCGTTGGGTGATTGGGCGTGGGCCTAGCAGAGACGGCACCGGCGCGGTGATTGGACGCTGGGACCCCGCGGCCGCGGCGCGCAATCCGAGGAAAGTCAGTGCAAGCTGCATGGGACGGCGGCGGCGCAGGGTGGACCGGGGAGCCGCGGTCGGGGCCTTGCCCGAGGCCATCGCCGCGCTGAGTCGGACGCTGCCCGCTGGGCCCAGCCCCGAGATCTTCCGCCGCGCCAAGTTCGACCGTCCGGAGGCG GCCCCGGCGCTCTGGCAGCTGCTCTTTCGCGTACTCTCGCCGCTGTCAGCCAACGGCGCCTCGGCGTCCCCAGCCCAGG GCGAACCCCCATCTACAGAGGCCCAAGTCCGAGTGGTGAAGTCGGAGCTGCACTCCCAGGGCTACCCCAGGCGGGCGCTGGCACAGCTCCCTGAGGACGGCTCCCAGGGCAGTCGCGAGCTTCTGCTGGCCTTGGCCTGGCTTCTGGCCCGCGGGCCCCTGCTCGAGCGGCTGCTGGCCCAGACCCGCGTGCGGCTGGGCGACGAGATACCCCTGTGCGAG TGTGAAGCCCTGGCCAGGCCTGGCCCCCCTGTACCCCGTGTGGAAGCTGATGGCCCTGTGGACATACGCCACTTGCAGTGGCTGATGGGAAAGCTGCGGTTCCGGTGGCGGAAGCTGATCACCAGTCAACAGGAGCAGTGTGCCCTCCTGGGCAAG ATCCACTCATATACCCGCGGCTGCCACAGTGACCGCAGCCTTGGCCACCTGTCTGTTGCTGAGACCGAGCTGCTCAGGGACGCGGAGGGCGGCCAGCAGGTGAGGGCCG CTGCTTCGGAGGCTGGAGAGCGAGAATGTGCGCCTGGAGGCAGCCCTGCGTTGGAGGCGCCAGGAGCTGGTCTTCTGGCGGTGGATG GACACAGTCCTGGGCACCTGCCCTCCAGAGGCCTCGCAGCCCACGTTTGTGCCGTGGATCCCCGAGCGGGGGGCTGGCGAGTGGGAGCTGGTGGCCCGCGAGCTGCAGGCCCTACGGGAGGAGTTGCGTGGAGCCGCGGAGCCCCGGCGGGCAGCCTGGGAGGCCAGg GTTGGAGGCTGGGGGCCCGAGTGGAGTGCGGTGCAGCGGGCCTCACGGGAGGCCGTGGGACTCGAGCTGGCAGCTCTTCAGCGGGCCTGGGAGCAAGGTGGGGCCGCAGCCCAGCCCCACGGGCCCTGCCGGCTGGTGAAGAGTGA
- the TEDC1 gene encoding tubulin epsilon and delta complex protein 1 isoform X1 gives MPAHWTEETALKGRGHRSLGRRWRRVSTRWVIGRGPSRDGTGAVIGRWDPAAAARNPRKVSASCMGRRRRRVDRGAAVGALPEAIAALSRTLPAGPSPEIFRRAKFDRPEAAPALWQLLFRVLSPLSANGASASPAQGEPPSTEAQVRVVKSELHSQGYPRRALAQLPEDGSQGSRELLLALAWLLARGPLLERLLAQTRVRLGDEIPLCECEALARPGPPVPRVEADGPVDIRHLQWLMGKLRFRWRKLITSQQEQCALLGKIHSYTRGCHSDRSLGHLSVAETELLRDAEGGQQLLRRLESENVRLEAALRWRRQELVFWRWMDTVLGTCPPEASQPTFVPWIPERGAGEWELVARELQALREELRGAAEPRRAAWEARVGGWGPEWSAVQRASREAVGLELAALQRAWEQGGAAAQPHGPCRLVKSDAGASEGPGLRAAQVIEVLRSREACLEAVLCQLQRQCRQELARLAGALPGLIWILPPGR, from the exons ATGCCTGCGCACTGGACAGAAGAGACTGCACTCAAAGGCCGGGGGCACCGCTCATTGGGCCGACGCTGGAGGCGTGTCTCGACCCGTTGGGTGATTGGGCGTGGGCCTAGCAGAGACGGCACCGGCGCGGTGATTGGACGCTGGGACCCCGCGGCCGCGGCGCGCAATCCGAGGAAAGTCAGTGCAAGCTGCATGGGACGGCGGCGGCGCAGGGTGGACCGGGGAGCCGCGGTCGGGGCCTTGCCCGAGGCCATCGCCGCGCTGAGTCGGACGCTGCCCGCTGGGCCCAGCCCCGAGATCTTCCGCCGCGCCAAGTTCGACCGTCCGGAGGCG GCCCCGGCGCTCTGGCAGCTGCTCTTTCGCGTACTCTCGCCGCTGTCAGCCAACGGCGCCTCGGCGTCCCCAGCCCAGG GCGAACCCCCATCTACAGAGGCCCAAGTCCGAGTGGTGAAGTCGGAGCTGCACTCCCAGGGCTACCCCAGGCGGGCGCTGGCACAGCTCCCTGAGGACGGCTCCCAGGGCAGTCGCGAGCTTCTGCTGGCCTTGGCCTGGCTTCTGGCCCGCGGGCCCCTGCTCGAGCGGCTGCTGGCCCAGACCCGCGTGCGGCTGGGCGACGAGATACCCCTGTGCGAG TGTGAAGCCCTGGCCAGGCCTGGCCCCCCTGTACCCCGTGTGGAAGCTGATGGCCCTGTGGACATACGCCACTTGCAGTGGCTGATGGGAAAGCTGCGGTTCCGGTGGCGGAAGCTGATCACCAGTCAACAGGAGCAGTGTGCCCTCCTGGGCAAG ATCCACTCATATACCCGCGGCTGCCACAGTGACCGCAGCCTTGGCCACCTGTCTGTTGCTGAGACCGAGCTGCTCAGGGACGCGGAGGGCGGCCAGCAG CTGCTTCGGAGGCTGGAGAGCGAGAATGTGCGCCTGGAGGCAGCCCTGCGTTGGAGGCGCCAGGAGCTGGTCTTCTGGCGGTGGATG GACACAGTCCTGGGCACCTGCCCTCCAGAGGCCTCGCAGCCCACGTTTGTGCCGTGGATCCCCGAGCGGGGGGCTGGCGAGTGGGAGCTGGTGGCCCGCGAGCTGCAGGCCCTACGGGAGGAGTTGCGTGGAGCCGCGGAGCCCCGGCGGGCAGCCTGGGAGGCCAGg GTTGGAGGCTGGGGGCCCGAGTGGAGTGCGGTGCAGCGGGCCTCACGGGAGGCCGTGGGACTCGAGCTGGCAGCTCTTCAGCGGGCCTGGGAGCAAGGTGGGGCCGCAGCCCAGCCCCACGGGCCCTGCCGGCTGGTGAAGAGTGACGCCGGAGCCTCGGAGGGCCCAGGCCTGCGGGCGGCCCAGGTGATTGAGGTGCTGAGGAGCCGGGAGGCCTGCCTGGAGGCAGTGCTGTGCCAGCTGCAGAGACAGTGTCGGCAGGAACTGGCCAGGCTGGCGGGAGCCCTGCCCGGCCTCATCTGGATCTTGCCACCCGGTCGTTGA
- the TEDC1 gene encoding tubulin epsilon and delta complex protein 1 isoform X3, with amino-acid sequence MPAHWTEETALKGRGHRSLGRRWRRVSTRWVIGRGPSRDGTGAVIGRWDPAAAARNPRKVSASCMGRRRRRVDRGAAVGALPEAIAALSRTLPAGPSPEIFRRAKFDRPEAAPALWQLLFRVLSPLSANGASASPAQGEPPSTEAQVRVVKSELHSQGYPRRALAQLPEDGSQGSRELLLALAWLLARGPLLERLLAQTRVRLGDEIPLCECEALARPGPPVPRVEADGPVDIRHLQWLMGKLRFRWRKLITSQQEQCALLGKIHSYTRGCHSDRSLGHLSVAETELLRDAEGGQQDTVLGTCPPEASQPTFVPWIPERGAGEWELVARELQALREELRGAAEPRRAAWEARVGGWGPEWSAVQRASREAVGLELAALQRAWEQGGAAAQPHGPCRLVKSDAGASEGPGLRAAQVIEVLRSREACLEAVLCQLQRQCRQELARLAGALPGLIWILPPGR; translated from the exons ATGCCTGCGCACTGGACAGAAGAGACTGCACTCAAAGGCCGGGGGCACCGCTCATTGGGCCGACGCTGGAGGCGTGTCTCGACCCGTTGGGTGATTGGGCGTGGGCCTAGCAGAGACGGCACCGGCGCGGTGATTGGACGCTGGGACCCCGCGGCCGCGGCGCGCAATCCGAGGAAAGTCAGTGCAAGCTGCATGGGACGGCGGCGGCGCAGGGTGGACCGGGGAGCCGCGGTCGGGGCCTTGCCCGAGGCCATCGCCGCGCTGAGTCGGACGCTGCCCGCTGGGCCCAGCCCCGAGATCTTCCGCCGCGCCAAGTTCGACCGTCCGGAGGCG GCCCCGGCGCTCTGGCAGCTGCTCTTTCGCGTACTCTCGCCGCTGTCAGCCAACGGCGCCTCGGCGTCCCCAGCCCAGG GCGAACCCCCATCTACAGAGGCCCAAGTCCGAGTGGTGAAGTCGGAGCTGCACTCCCAGGGCTACCCCAGGCGGGCGCTGGCACAGCTCCCTGAGGACGGCTCCCAGGGCAGTCGCGAGCTTCTGCTGGCCTTGGCCTGGCTTCTGGCCCGCGGGCCCCTGCTCGAGCGGCTGCTGGCCCAGACCCGCGTGCGGCTGGGCGACGAGATACCCCTGTGCGAG TGTGAAGCCCTGGCCAGGCCTGGCCCCCCTGTACCCCGTGTGGAAGCTGATGGCCCTGTGGACATACGCCACTTGCAGTGGCTGATGGGAAAGCTGCGGTTCCGGTGGCGGAAGCTGATCACCAGTCAACAGGAGCAGTGTGCCCTCCTGGGCAAG ATCCACTCATATACCCGCGGCTGCCACAGTGACCGCAGCCTTGGCCACCTGTCTGTTGCTGAGACCGAGCTGCTCAGGGACGCGGAGGGCGGCCAGCAG GACACAGTCCTGGGCACCTGCCCTCCAGAGGCCTCGCAGCCCACGTTTGTGCCGTGGATCCCCGAGCGGGGGGCTGGCGAGTGGGAGCTGGTGGCCCGCGAGCTGCAGGCCCTACGGGAGGAGTTGCGTGGAGCCGCGGAGCCCCGGCGGGCAGCCTGGGAGGCCAGg GTTGGAGGCTGGGGGCCCGAGTGGAGTGCGGTGCAGCGGGCCTCACGGGAGGCCGTGGGACTCGAGCTGGCAGCTCTTCAGCGGGCCTGGGAGCAAGGTGGGGCCGCAGCCCAGCCCCACGGGCCCTGCCGGCTGGTGAAGAGTGACGCCGGAGCCTCGGAGGGCCCAGGCCTGCGGGCGGCCCAGGTGATTGAGGTGCTGAGGAGCCGGGAGGCCTGCCTGGAGGCAGTGCTGTGCCAGCTGCAGAGACAGTGTCGGCAGGAACTGGCCAGGCTGGCGGGAGCCCTGCCCGGCCTCATCTGGATCTTGCCACCCGGTCGTTGA
- the TEDC1 gene encoding tubulin epsilon and delta complex protein 1 isoform X2 — MPAHWTEETALKGRGHRSLGRRWRRVSTRWVIGRGPSRDGTGAVIGRWDPAAAARNPRKVSASCMGRRRRRVDRGAAVGALPEAIAALSRTLPAGPSPEIFRRAKFDRPEAAPALWQLLFRVLSPLSANGASASPAQEAQVRVVKSELHSQGYPRRALAQLPEDGSQGSRELLLALAWLLARGPLLERLLAQTRVRLGDEIPLCECEALARPGPPVPRVEADGPVDIRHLQWLMGKLRFRWRKLITSQQEQCALLGKIHSYTRGCHSDRSLGHLSVAETELLRDAEGGQQLLRRLESENVRLEAALRWRRQELVFWRWMDTVLGTCPPEASQPTFVPWIPERGAGEWELVARELQALREELRGAAEPRRAAWEARVGGWGPEWSAVQRASREAVGLELAALQRAWEQGGAAAQPHGPCRLVKSDAGASEGPGLRAAQVIEVLRSREACLEAVLCQLQRQCRQELARLAGALPGLIWILPPGR, encoded by the exons ATGCCTGCGCACTGGACAGAAGAGACTGCACTCAAAGGCCGGGGGCACCGCTCATTGGGCCGACGCTGGAGGCGTGTCTCGACCCGTTGGGTGATTGGGCGTGGGCCTAGCAGAGACGGCACCGGCGCGGTGATTGGACGCTGGGACCCCGCGGCCGCGGCGCGCAATCCGAGGAAAGTCAGTGCAAGCTGCATGGGACGGCGGCGGCGCAGGGTGGACCGGGGAGCCGCGGTCGGGGCCTTGCCCGAGGCCATCGCCGCGCTGAGTCGGACGCTGCCCGCTGGGCCCAGCCCCGAGATCTTCCGCCGCGCCAAGTTCGACCGTCCGGAGGCG GCCCCGGCGCTCTGGCAGCTGCTCTTTCGCGTACTCTCGCCGCTGTCAGCCAACGGCGCCTCGGCGTCCCCAGCCCAGG AGGCCCAAGTCCGAGTGGTGAAGTCGGAGCTGCACTCCCAGGGCTACCCCAGGCGGGCGCTGGCACAGCTCCCTGAGGACGGCTCCCAGGGCAGTCGCGAGCTTCTGCTGGCCTTGGCCTGGCTTCTGGCCCGCGGGCCCCTGCTCGAGCGGCTGCTGGCCCAGACCCGCGTGCGGCTGGGCGACGAGATACCCCTGTGCGAG TGTGAAGCCCTGGCCAGGCCTGGCCCCCCTGTACCCCGTGTGGAAGCTGATGGCCCTGTGGACATACGCCACTTGCAGTGGCTGATGGGAAAGCTGCGGTTCCGGTGGCGGAAGCTGATCACCAGTCAACAGGAGCAGTGTGCCCTCCTGGGCAAG ATCCACTCATATACCCGCGGCTGCCACAGTGACCGCAGCCTTGGCCACCTGTCTGTTGCTGAGACCGAGCTGCTCAGGGACGCGGAGGGCGGCCAGCAG CTGCTTCGGAGGCTGGAGAGCGAGAATGTGCGCCTGGAGGCAGCCCTGCGTTGGAGGCGCCAGGAGCTGGTCTTCTGGCGGTGGATG GACACAGTCCTGGGCACCTGCCCTCCAGAGGCCTCGCAGCCCACGTTTGTGCCGTGGATCCCCGAGCGGGGGGCTGGCGAGTGGGAGCTGGTGGCCCGCGAGCTGCAGGCCCTACGGGAGGAGTTGCGTGGAGCCGCGGAGCCCCGGCGGGCAGCCTGGGAGGCCAGg GTTGGAGGCTGGGGGCCCGAGTGGAGTGCGGTGCAGCGGGCCTCACGGGAGGCCGTGGGACTCGAGCTGGCAGCTCTTCAGCGGGCCTGGGAGCAAGGTGGGGCCGCAGCCCAGCCCCACGGGCCCTGCCGGCTGGTGAAGAGTGACGCCGGAGCCTCGGAGGGCCCAGGCCTGCGGGCGGCCCAGGTGATTGAGGTGCTGAGGAGCCGGGAGGCCTGCCTGGAGGCAGTGCTGTGCCAGCTGCAGAGACAGTGTCGGCAGGAACTGGCCAGGCTGGCGGGAGCCCTGCCCGGCCTCATCTGGATCTTGCCACCCGGTCGTTGA